Proteins encoded in a region of the Bradyrhizobium sp. CB3481 genome:
- the murG gene encoding undecaprenyldiphospho-muramoylpentapeptide beta-N-acetylglucosaminyltransferase, with product MDNVPLILLAAGGTGGHLFPAEALGVELIKRGLRVRLATDARALRYSGLFTRDNIDVVPSETVRGRNPLSLARTVITLGYGTGIAINLVRRLKPAAVVGFGGYPTLPPLMAARLLGVPSIIHDANAVLGRANRFLAGRVNVIATSLPGVLDRDPALAGKATTVGTPMRPAILAAAATPFASPEPNGPLRLLVVGGSQGARVMSDIVPPAIERLEPVLWSRLVLTQQVREEDMARVRAVYDRLKVKAELAPFFSDLPARLASSHLVVSRSGAGTVAELAAIGRPSILVPLPGAIDQDQFANAGVLAKVNGALRIPQGEFTPDRLAAEISAFAAEPARLTAMAEAARQVGRLDAAERLADLVLKTAGI from the coding sequence ATGGACAACGTACCTCTCATTCTACTCGCCGCCGGCGGCACCGGCGGTCATCTGTTTCCCGCCGAAGCGCTCGGCGTCGAGCTGATCAAGCGCGGCCTGCGCGTGCGGCTGGCGACCGATGCCCGCGCGCTGCGCTACAGTGGTCTCTTCACCAGAGACAATATCGACGTGGTGCCGAGCGAAACCGTGCGCGGGCGCAATCCGTTATCGCTGGCGCGCACCGTCATCACACTCGGCTATGGAACGGGTATCGCGATCAATCTGGTGCGGCGGCTGAAGCCCGCGGCCGTGGTCGGCTTTGGCGGTTATCCGACCCTGCCGCCGCTGATGGCGGCAAGGCTGCTCGGCGTCCCCAGCATCATCCATGATGCCAACGCCGTGCTCGGCCGCGCCAACCGTTTTCTTGCCGGCCGCGTCAATGTGATCGCGACCTCGCTGCCCGGTGTGCTCGACCGCGATCCTGCGCTCGCGGGAAAGGCGACGACGGTCGGCACGCCGATGCGGCCCGCGATCCTCGCCGCTGCCGCGACACCCTTTGCCTCGCCCGAACCGAACGGGCCGCTGCGCCTGCTCGTGGTCGGCGGCAGCCAAGGCGCACGGGTGATGAGCGATATCGTGCCGCCGGCTATCGAACGGCTCGAGCCGGTGCTGTGGAGCCGCCTCGTCCTGACCCAGCAGGTGCGCGAGGAGGACATGGCGCGGGTTCGCGCGGTCTATGACCGGCTCAAGGTCAAGGCCGAACTCGCGCCGTTCTTTTCCGATCTGCCGGCGCGGCTGGCGTCCAGCCATCTCGTGGTTTCGCGCTCCGGCGCCGGCACGGTGGCGGAACTTGCCGCGATCGGCCGGCCCTCGATCCTGGTGCCGCTGCCCGGCGCCATCGACCAGGACCAGTTCGCCAATGCCGGCGTGCTGGCCAAGGTCAACGGCGCCTTGCGGATCCCGCAAGGCGAATTCACGCCGGACCGGCTGGCGGCGGAAATCTCCGCCTTTGCCGCCGAACCGGCGCGGCTGACTGCCATGGCGGAGGCCGCCCGCCAGGTCGGCCGGCTCGACGCCGCCGAGCGGCTGGCCGATCTGGTGCTGAAAACGGCCGGAATCTAG
- a CDS encoding DUF5107 domain-containing protein gives MAIRACSHRCISFVLSVLSAACALPAAMHAASPDKVTLTGSTITWSTVKYATDAENGFVDGSLDKSTIVDRTFKTHVLENRYLKVTLVPEFGGRILSIIYKPTGHEQLYHTEVGVPYGMKAGNFYYDWLMVYGGIFPTFPDPEHGRAWLKPWDFKVLKESAEEVTVSMSIKDDFAYPAAPAQFLKGPTGIEATYYVTLKADRAALDTRVVLRNPQSKSVDYEYWTCTTLAPGSDPNNPKTTGGAEIIAPIEAYTTPAWSANLSAGDESLGSGKSRFEKLRYFKNWPTMGIAYAAPDMQGRNFWGVINHDSEEGIIRIADNAITRGLKMWTWGFPSFTNETDARKDPTEAQPYVELWAGVSDQFFHRATLPAQGEVSVTETYSPTVGMSSVTHANENILVNLSATSSDVNLQFFNIEPATPLRVTLKRGVAILFDDAVKADPKNGNRISTAMPASTSGEQVRLTITTTDGRELIAADAKMK, from the coding sequence ATGGCAATTCGTGCGTGCTCGCACCGCTGCATCAGCTTCGTGCTTTCCGTCCTTTCGGCAGCCTGCGCTCTTCCTGCTGCTATGCACGCCGCATCGCCCGACAAGGTGACGCTCACCGGCTCGACAATTACGTGGAGCACGGTCAAATATGCGACGGATGCGGAGAACGGCTTCGTCGACGGGTCGCTGGACAAGAGCACCATCGTCGATCGCACGTTCAAGACCCACGTGCTTGAGAACCGCTATCTGAAGGTGACGCTCGTCCCCGAATTCGGCGGCCGTATTCTTTCCATCATCTACAAGCCGACCGGGCACGAGCAGCTCTATCACACGGAAGTCGGCGTGCCCTACGGCATGAAGGCCGGCAATTTCTATTACGATTGGCTGATGGTCTATGGCGGCATCTTCCCGACCTTTCCAGATCCCGAGCACGGTAGGGCATGGCTGAAGCCGTGGGATTTCAAGGTACTGAAAGAGAGTGCCGAAGAAGTGACGGTGTCGATGTCGATCAAGGATGATTTCGCCTATCCCGCGGCACCCGCGCAGTTTCTCAAGGGGCCTACGGGCATCGAAGCGACTTACTATGTCACGCTGAAGGCCGATCGCGCTGCGCTCGATACCCGCGTGGTGCTGAGAAATCCGCAATCCAAATCGGTCGACTACGAATACTGGACGTGTACGACGCTCGCGCCGGGATCAGACCCGAACAATCCCAAAACGACCGGCGGCGCCGAAATCATTGCGCCGATTGAGGCCTACACCACGCCCGCCTGGTCGGCCAATCTTTCCGCAGGCGATGAGAGCCTAGGCTCAGGCAAGAGCCGCTTCGAGAAACTACGCTACTTCAAGAACTGGCCGACGATGGGCATCGCGTATGCCGCGCCCGATATGCAGGGCAGGAATTTCTGGGGCGTGATCAACCACGACAGCGAAGAGGGGATCATCCGCATCGCCGACAACGCGATCACTCGGGGGCTAAAGATGTGGACGTGGGGATTTCCGTCGTTCACGAACGAAACCGACGCGCGCAAGGACCCGACCGAGGCGCAGCCTTACGTCGAATTATGGGCGGGCGTATCGGACCAGTTCTTCCACCGCGCCACGCTTCCGGCGCAAGGCGAAGTATCCGTTACGGAGACCTACAGCCCGACCGTGGGCATGAGTAGCGTGACGCATGCGAATGAGAACATCCTTGTTAATCTCTCGGCCACGTCGTCCGATGTGAACCTCCAGTTCTTCAACATCGAGCCGGCCACGCCGTTGCGCGTAACGCTAAAACGCGGCGTTGCGATATTGTTCGATGACGCCGTGAAGGCGGATCCGAAAAACGGAAATCGCATTTCCACGGCGATGCCGGCCAGCACCAGTGGCGAACAGGTGCGGTTGACGATCACGACCACAGATGGACGAGAGCTGATCGCGGCCGATGCAAAGATGAAATAA
- the murF gene encoding UDP-N-acetylmuramoyl-tripeptide--D-alanyl-D-alanine ligase yields MSATALWTITEVARALGISGDFPDTPIDFVTQDSRLVKPGSLFVALRGTPSGGFISSFASARDGWEFADRAEAAGAVAMIVPHRIAGVNVPQLVVKDTLIDGLWGLARAARARFKGPVIGLTGSAGKTSTKEFLAAYPNAYASPSSFNNFWGVPLTLCNASPRASVWVVEMGMNQTGEIARLSELTKPTVALVVNVQPVHLEKLGSLEAIRREKVSIAQGLPKDGVLVLPEDVAAPEWNGKVVRFGDSSKVRALRHTAEGESWNVAVEVNGSGIKFGLTPGAPHRLQNALAALASIHAAGLDPAALAKELSHVGIMTGRGVEQAAGGVTVIDDSFNGNPASMVAALGSLKARPVKSGRRIAILGDMLELGADAPAYHEKLAKDLPDIDGIYCVGPLMRHLYNLVPAERALGWHDDPATLDPQQIAALLREGDVVVVKGSKKMFWVNKFVPRLLAALEPKA; encoded by the coding sequence ATGAGCGCGACGGCATTATGGACGATTACCGAAGTCGCGCGTGCGCTCGGAATATCCGGCGACTTTCCGGACACGCCGATCGATTTCGTCACCCAGGACAGCCGGCTGGTGAAGCCGGGCAGCCTGTTCGTGGCGCTCCGCGGCACGCCGAGCGGCGGCTTCATTTCAAGCTTCGCCAGCGCGCGCGACGGCTGGGAATTCGCTGACAGGGCGGAGGCGGCCGGCGCGGTGGCGATGATCGTTCCGCATCGGATTGCCGGCGTGAATGTTCCGCAACTGGTGGTCAAGGATACGCTGATCGACGGCCTGTGGGGTCTGGCGCGCGCCGCGCGCGCGCGGTTCAAAGGCCCGGTGATCGGGCTCACCGGCAGCGCCGGCAAGACCAGCACCAAGGAATTCCTCGCCGCTTATCCGAACGCCTATGCCAGCCCAAGCAGCTTCAACAATTTCTGGGGCGTGCCGCTGACGCTGTGCAATGCCAGCCCGCGCGCAAGCGTGTGGGTCGTCGAGATGGGCATGAACCAGACCGGCGAGATCGCGCGGCTCAGCGAACTCACCAAGCCGACGGTGGCATTGGTCGTGAACGTGCAGCCGGTACATCTGGAAAAGCTCGGCAGCCTGGAAGCGATCCGCCGCGAGAAGGTGAGCATCGCGCAGGGCCTGCCAAAAGACGGCGTGCTGGTACTGCCTGAAGACGTCGCGGCGCCGGAATGGAACGGCAAGGTCGTTCGTTTCGGCGATAGCTCAAAGGTGCGGGCGCTCAGGCACACGGCCGAGGGCGAGAGCTGGAACGTCGCCGTCGAGGTGAACGGCAGCGGAATCAAATTCGGCCTGACGCCCGGCGCGCCGCATCGGCTGCAGAACGCGCTGGCCGCGCTGGCCTCGATCCATGCCGCCGGGCTCGATCCGGCAGCGCTGGCCAAAGAGCTGAGCCATGTCGGCATCATGACCGGCCGCGGCGTCGAGCAGGCGGCGGGCGGCGTCACGGTGATCGACGACAGTTTCAACGGCAACCCGGCCAGCATGGTGGCCGCGCTCGGCAGCCTGAAGGCGCGGCCGGTGAAATCCGGCCGGCGTATCGCCATTCTCGGCGACATGCTGGAATTGGGCGCTGACGCGCCCGCCTATCACGAGAAGCTCGCGAAAGACCTGCCTGATATCGACGGCATCTACTGCGTCGGCCCGCTGATGCGGCACCTATATAATCTTGTTCCCGCCGAGCGGGCGCTCGGCTGGCACGACGACCCGGCGACGCTCGACCCCCAACAAATCGCCGCATTGCTGCGCGAGGGGGACGTGGTGGTGGTCAAGGGCAGCAAAAAGATGTTCTGGGTGAACAAGTTTGTGCCCCGCCTGCTGGCCGCGCTGGAGCCAAAGGCGTAG
- a CDS encoding penicillin-binding protein 2: MTGRALARTRKHAEPWRQRLIRSLLYGRNVDRVAKARARVGLAILLFATIYVVLAGRLVMFAVGADSHGARRTASQDAIATARPDIVDRNGEVLATDVKAPSLFGEPRRIIDKDEAIELLTAALPDLDTAEARTRLSSRKGFVWLKREITPKQQHDIHKLGIPGIGFLRENKRVYPTGAAVAHLIGLVNIDNQGIAGMEKWLDSNGLADLHRAGFATDRLQKPVELSIDLRVEHALRDELLKAKEKYKAKAASGLVSNVRTGEIVALVSLPDFDPNNPKEAHDPDRINRLTTGVFEMGSTFKALTLAMALDSGKANLNSLYDGRGALRFGKFTIHDTHPVGRNITLSEVFTFSSNVGAAKIALSQGVEAHKAFLKKLGQMDRLRTELPESASPIVPKRWTELNTITASFGHGIAVAPLQAVMGINACINGGYLIPPTFLKRSEEEARAIAKKVLRTETSDKMRYLMRLNAEVGTAKKADVKGYYIGGKTGTSEKVVNGRYSKKQVLNSFTAIIPADNPQYQLLVMLDEPKSLPETHGFITSGWNAVPTGGKVIARIAPLLGVEPRFDLPTSDRLILAASRTTQ; this comes from the coding sequence ATGACCGGCCGGGCACTTGCGAGGACCAGAAAGCACGCGGAACCGTGGCGGCAGAGGCTGATCCGCAGCCTGCTCTACGGGCGCAATGTCGACCGCGTCGCCAAGGCGCGGGCGCGCGTCGGGTTGGCGATCCTTTTGTTCGCGACGATCTATGTGGTGCTGGCCGGACGCCTTGTCATGTTCGCGGTCGGCGCCGACAGCCACGGCGCGCGCCGCACCGCTTCGCAGGACGCGATTGCGACCGCGCGGCCTGATATCGTCGACCGCAACGGCGAGGTGCTCGCCACCGATGTCAAGGCGCCGAGCCTGTTCGGCGAGCCGCGCCGCATCATCGACAAGGACGAGGCGATCGAACTTCTGACAGCCGCGCTGCCGGATCTCGACACGGCGGAAGCGCGCACGCGCCTGTCCTCACGCAAGGGCTTTGTCTGGCTGAAGCGCGAGATCACGCCGAAACAGCAGCACGACATTCACAAGCTCGGCATTCCCGGCATCGGCTTCCTGCGCGAGAACAAGCGGGTCTATCCGACCGGCGCTGCGGTCGCGCATCTGATCGGCCTCGTCAACATCGACAACCAGGGCATCGCCGGGATGGAAAAATGGCTGGACAGTAACGGTCTGGCCGATCTGCACCGCGCGGGCTTCGCGACGGACCGTCTGCAGAAGCCGGTGGAGCTGTCGATCGACCTGCGCGTCGAGCACGCGCTGCGCGACGAATTGCTGAAGGCGAAGGAAAAATACAAGGCCAAGGCGGCTTCCGGCCTCGTCTCCAACGTCCGCACCGGCGAGATCGTCGCGCTGGTCTCGCTGCCGGATTTCGATCCCAACAATCCGAAGGAAGCGCACGACCCCGACCGCATCAACCGCCTGACCACGGGCGTGTTCGAAATGGGCTCGACCTTCAAGGCGCTGACGCTGGCGATGGCGCTGGATTCCGGCAAGGCCAACCTCAACTCGCTCTATGACGGGCGCGGCGCGCTGAGGTTCGGCAAGTTCACCATTCACGATACCCATCCGGTCGGCCGCAACATCACGCTGTCCGAAGTGTTCACCTTCTCCTCGAACGTCGGCGCGGCCAAGATCGCGCTGTCGCAGGGCGTCGAGGCGCACAAGGCGTTCCTGAAGAAGCTCGGCCAGATGGACCGGCTGCGCACCGAGTTGCCGGAAAGCGCTTCCCCGATCGTGCCGAAGCGCTGGACCGAGCTCAACACCATCACGGCCTCGTTCGGCCACGGCATCGCGGTGGCGCCGCTGCAGGCGGTGATGGGCATCAACGCCTGCATCAATGGCGGCTACCTGATTCCGCCGACCTTCCTGAAGCGGTCGGAGGAGGAGGCGCGGGCGATCGCCAAGAAGGTGCTGCGCACCGAAACCTCGGACAAGATGCGCTATTTGATGCGGCTGAACGCCGAAGTCGGAACCGCCAAGAAGGCCGACGTGAAGGGCTACTATATCGGCGGCAAGACCGGCACCTCGGAAAAGGTGGTCAACGGCCGCTATTCCAAGAAGCAGGTGCTCAACTCCTTCACGGCGATCATTCCGGCCGACAATCCGCAATACCAGCTTCTGGTCATGCTGGACGAGCCGAAGTCGCTGCCGGAAACCCATGGCTTCATCACCTCGGGCTGGAACGCGGTGCCGACCGGCGGCAAGGTGATTGCCCGCATCGCCCCGCTGCTCGGCGTCGAGCCGCGCTTCGACCTGCCGACGTCGGACCGCCTTATTCTTGCGGCATCGAGGACAACCCAGTAA
- the murD gene encoding UDP-N-acetylmuramoyl-L-alanine--D-glutamate ligase — protein MIPVTSFAGKTVAVFGLGGSGLASCHALKAGGAEVIAGDDSADNVAKAAQAGFTTADLRNVSWTNFSALILTPGAPLTHPAPHWSALMARQAGCEVIGDIELFCRERRRHAPSAPFVAITGTNGKSTTTALIAHLMKVAGYDAQMGGNIGTAILSLEPPRMGRVHVVEMSSYQIDLAPSLDPSVGILLNVSEDHIDRHGTLENYAAVKARLVAGVQPQGTSIVGVDDGWCRNIADRLDQAGKRVVRISVKNPLPDGVYVERETIVQASGGARREIARLGGIGSLRGLHNAQNAACAAACALAMGISTDTLQNGLRSFPGLAHRMEQVGRRGNVLFVNDSKGTNADAAAHALSSFADIFWIAGGKPKQGGITSLSEYFPRIRKAYLIGEAAPEFAGTLGERVPHEISQTLDVAVANAARDAEASGLIDPVVLLSPACASFDQYRNFEIRGAAFRDLVTAMPGVKPVV, from the coding sequence ATGATCCCCGTCACCTCATTCGCCGGCAAGACGGTCGCCGTGTTCGGCCTCGGCGGTTCCGGCCTTGCGAGCTGCCACGCGCTCAAGGCTGGCGGGGCGGAGGTCATCGCAGGCGACGACAGCGCCGACAACGTCGCCAAGGCGGCGCAGGCCGGCTTCACCACCGCCGATCTGCGCAACGTTTCGTGGACGAATTTCTCCGCGCTGATCCTCACCCCCGGCGCGCCGCTGACGCATCCGGCGCCGCATTGGTCGGCGCTGATGGCCCGCCAGGCCGGCTGCGAGGTGATCGGCGACATCGAGTTGTTCTGCCGCGAGCGCCGCCGCCACGCCCCTAGCGCGCCGTTCGTCGCCATCACCGGCACCAACGGCAAGTCGACCACCACGGCGCTGATCGCACACCTGATGAAGGTTGCCGGCTACGACGCCCAGATGGGCGGCAATATCGGCACCGCGATTTTGTCGCTGGAGCCGCCGAGAATGGGGCGCGTGCATGTGGTGGAAATGTCGTCCTACCAGATCGACCTTGCACCTTCGCTCGATCCGTCCGTTGGCATTCTCCTCAACGTCAGCGAGGACCATATCGATCGCCACGGCACGCTGGAAAACTATGCCGCCGTGAAGGCGCGGCTGGTCGCAGGCGTGCAGCCGCAGGGCACGTCGATTGTCGGCGTCGATGACGGTTGGTGCCGCAACATTGCCGACCGGCTCGACCAGGCCGGCAAACGCGTGGTGCGGATTTCCGTGAAGAATCCGCTGCCCGACGGTGTCTATGTCGAGCGCGAGACCATCGTGCAGGCCTCCGGCGGTGCGCGCCGCGAGATCGCAAGGCTTGGCGGCATCGGTTCGCTGCGCGGCCTGCATAACGCGCAGAACGCGGCCTGCGCCGCGGCCTGCGCGCTCGCGATGGGCATTTCGACAGACACTCTGCAAAATGGCCTGCGCAGCTTTCCCGGTCTCGCGCACCGCATGGAGCAGGTCGGCCGCCGCGGCAACGTGCTGTTCGTCAACGACTCCAAGGGCACCAATGCGGACGCCGCCGCGCACGCGCTGTCGTCCTTTGCCGATATCTTCTGGATTGCCGGCGGCAAGCCGAAGCAGGGGGGCATCACCAGCCTCAGTGAATATTTCCCGCGGATCCGGAAAGCCTATCTGATCGGCGAGGCCGCGCCGGAATTTGCCGGCACGCTGGGCGAGCGCGTGCCGCATGAAATTTCGCAGACGCTCGATGTGGCTGTCGCGAATGCCGCGCGCGATGCCGAAGCCTCGGGGCTGATCGATCCTGTCGTCCTGCTCTCGCCCGCCTGCGCCTCGTTCGACCAGTACCGCAACTTTGAGATTCGCGGGGCCGCGTTCCGCGATCTCGTGACGGCGATGCCCGGCGTGAAGCCGGTGGTGTGA
- the ftsW gene encoding putative lipid II flippase FtsW, whose amino-acid sequence MLHRDQRTPFSDWWWTVDKLLLGAILALMLGGVILSLAASPPVATRIGLDPFHFFSRHMLFLLPSILVLIGVSFLSPKQIRRLALLAFVASVILIVATLVFGAEVKGSRRWITLLGVNIQASESAKPAFVVMAAWLFAESTRRPEMPATSMAMALLLMLVSLLVMEPDFGQTMLILTVWGALFFIAGMRMVWVAGLAGAAAAGLFSAYLFVPHVAGRIKRFMNPASGDTFQVDMAMEAFWNGGWFGLGPGEGIAKRSLPDSHTDFVFAVAAEEFGIILCLALVVLFAFIVLRTLTRAYASEDMFARFAASGLAILFGVQAAINMAVNLQLIPAKGMTLPFISYGGSSIISLAYGVGMMLALTRQRPRTEVESMNEAVVARGYA is encoded by the coding sequence ATGCTCCACCGTGACCAACGCACGCCATTTTCGGATTGGTGGTGGACCGTGGACAAGCTGCTGCTTGGCGCGATCCTGGCGCTGATGCTGGGCGGCGTCATCCTGTCATTGGCGGCGAGCCCGCCGGTGGCGACGCGGATCGGGCTTGATCCGTTCCACTTCTTCAGCCGGCACATGCTGTTCCTGCTGCCGTCGATCCTCGTTTTGATCGGGGTATCGTTCCTGTCGCCGAAGCAGATCCGCCGTCTGGCGCTGCTGGCTTTCGTCGCGAGCGTCATCCTGATCGTGGCGACGCTTGTCTTCGGCGCGGAGGTGAAGGGCTCGCGGCGCTGGATCACGCTGCTTGGCGTCAACATCCAGGCCTCCGAATCCGCAAAGCCCGCCTTTGTCGTGATGGCGGCGTGGCTGTTTGCGGAATCGACCAGGCGGCCGGAAATGCCGGCGACCTCGATGGCGATGGCGCTGCTCCTGATGCTGGTGTCGCTGCTGGTGATGGAGCCGGATTTCGGCCAGACCATGCTGATCCTGACGGTGTGGGGGGCGTTGTTCTTCATCGCCGGCATGCGGATGGTCTGGGTGGCCGGCCTGGCCGGTGCGGCGGCTGCCGGTCTGTTCAGCGCCTATCTGTTCGTTCCGCACGTCGCCGGCCGCATCAAACGCTTCATGAATCCGGCCTCCGGCGACACCTTTCAGGTCGACATGGCGATGGAAGCGTTCTGGAACGGCGGCTGGTTTGGCCTTGGCCCCGGCGAAGGAATTGCAAAACGCAGCCTGCCGGACAGCCATACCGATTTCGTGTTTGCGGTCGCCGCGGAAGAGTTCGGCATCATCCTCTGCCTGGCCCTGGTTGTGCTGTTCGCCTTCATCGTGCTGCGCACGCTGACGCGCGCCTACGCCAGTGAGGACATGTTCGCGCGCTTTGCGGCGTCGGGGCTTGCCATTTTGTTCGGCGTGCAAGCCGCCATCAACATGGCGGTCAACCTGCAACTCATCCCCGCCAAAGGCATGACGCTGCCGTTCATCTCCTATGGCGGCTCGTCGATCATCTCGCTCGCCTATGGCGTCGGCATGATGCTGGCGCTGACGCGGCAGCGCCCGCGCACCGAAGTGGAATCGATGAACGAGGCGGTTGTCGCGCGCGGTTACGCTTGA
- the mraY gene encoding phospho-N-acetylmuramoyl-pentapeptide-transferase — translation MFYWLIELSNTVPGFGIFRGVFNVFRYITFRTGGAMVTGALFVFLFGPWIIDHLRLRQGKGQPIRTDGPASHLISKKGTPTMGGLMILSGLVVSTLLWANPLNPYVWIVLAVTLGFGFVGFYDDYLKVTKQSHSGFAGKLRLLIEGIIALAACYALVRLGRDATSTSLAVPFLKDVVINFGWFFVIFGAFVIVGAGNAVNLTDGLDGLAIVPVMIAAASFGMISYLTGNAVFSDYLQIRYVAGTGELAVLCGAVLGAGLGFLWFNAPPASIFMGDTGSLALGGMLGATAVAVKHEIVLAVIGGLFVLEAVSVIVQVTSFKLTGKRVFRMAPLHHHFEQKGWTEPQIVIRFWIISVMLALAGLSTLKLR, via the coding sequence ATGTTTTACTGGCTGATCGAGCTTTCCAACACCGTTCCCGGTTTTGGCATCTTCCGCGGCGTCTTCAACGTGTTTCGCTACATCACCTTCCGCACCGGCGGGGCGATGGTGACGGGCGCGCTGTTCGTGTTCCTGTTCGGACCCTGGATCATCGACCATTTGCGCCTGCGGCAGGGCAAGGGCCAGCCGATCCGCACCGACGGCCCGGCATCGCATCTGATCTCCAAGAAGGGCACGCCGACGATGGGCGGGCTGATGATCCTCTCCGGCCTCGTCGTCTCGACGTTGCTGTGGGCCAATCCGCTCAACCCTTATGTCTGGATCGTGCTGGCGGTGACGCTCGGCTTCGGCTTTGTCGGCTTCTACGACGACTATCTGAAGGTGACGAAGCAGAGCCACAGCGGCTTCGCCGGCAAGCTGCGGCTTTTGATCGAAGGGATTATCGCGCTTGCCGCCTGCTACGCGCTGGTGCGGCTCGGCCGCGACGCGACATCCACCTCGCTGGCGGTTCCTTTCCTGAAGGACGTGGTGATCAATTTCGGCTGGTTCTTCGTGATCTTCGGCGCCTTCGTCATCGTCGGCGCCGGCAATGCGGTGAACCTGACCGACGGTCTCGACGGCCTTGCCATCGTGCCAGTCATGATCGCCGCCGCCAGCTTCGGCATGATCTCGTATCTGACCGGCAACGCGGTGTTCTCCGATTACCTGCAGATCCGCTATGTCGCCGGCACCGGCGAACTCGCGGTGCTCTGCGGCGCGGTGCTCGGCGCCGGCCTTGGCTTTCTCTGGTTCAACGCGCCGCCGGCCTCGATCTTCATGGGCGATACCGGATCGCTCGCGCTCGGCGGAATGCTGGGGGCGACGGCGGTGGCGGTCAAGCACGAGATCGTGCTCGCTGTGATCGGCGGCCTGTTCGTGCTCGAAGCCGTCTCCGTGATCGTGCAGGTGACGTCGTTCAAGCTGACGGGAAAACGCGTGTTCCGCATGGCGCCGCTGCACCATCATTTCGAGCAGAAGGGCTGGACCGAGCCGCAGATCGTGATCCGCTTCTGGATCATCTCGGTGATGCTGGCGCTCGCCGGCCTCTCCACGCTGAAGCTGCGGTGA
- a CDS encoding UDP-N-acetylmuramoyl-L-alanyl-D-glutamate--2,6-diaminopimelate ligase, translated as MKLRDLFSDDAAVEPQAAALDVTGLSFDSRAVKPGDLFFALAGSKTDGSRFIDAAIKSGAVAVAGDRAPADCRVPFVVTPNPRRALALAAARFYPRQPTTIAAVTGTSGKTSVAAFTRQIWERLGHISASIGTIGLVSPKRTVYGSLTTPDPIALHKQLDEITGDGVTHLAFEASSHGLDQFRLDGVRVAAGGFTNLSRDHMDYHPDEAHYLAAKLRLFRDLVPPGGAAVISANHACSEQVIEAARSRGLRIIAVGRNADGDGEGIRLVGASVEGFAQNLALETRGRNYTVKLPLVGEFQIENSLVAAGLAIGTGSEPDAVFAALEHLEGAKGRLERVGEHNGAPVFVDYAHKPDALAKALQALRPYAKRKLVVIFGAGGDRDAGKRPIMGAIAAENADHVIVTDDNPRSEDPQAIRAAILAAAKGASEIGDRAEAIRRAIAALQPGDALLIAGKGHETGQIVGDKVLPFSDHEAVAAALAARTK; from the coding sequence ATGAAACTTCGCGATCTCTTCAGCGATGACGCTGCGGTCGAGCCGCAGGCGGCCGCGCTCGATGTGACAGGCCTTAGCTTCGACAGCCGCGCGGTGAAGCCGGGCGACCTGTTCTTCGCACTCGCCGGCTCCAAGACCGACGGTTCCCGCTTCATCGACGCCGCGATCAAATCAGGCGCGGTTGCGGTAGCGGGCGACCGCGCTCCGGCCGACTGCCGCGTGCCCTTCGTCGTCACGCCAAATCCGCGCCGCGCACTGGCGCTGGCGGCGGCGCGGTTCTATCCGCGGCAGCCCACGACCATTGCCGCTGTCACCGGGACCAGCGGCAAGACGTCGGTAGCGGCGTTTACGCGCCAGATTTGGGAGCGGCTCGGTCACATCTCCGCCAGCATCGGCACCATCGGTCTCGTTTCGCCAAAGCGCACCGTCTACGGCTCGCTCACCACACCGGACCCGATCGCGCTGCATAAGCAGCTCGACGAGATCACGGGCGACGGCGTCACGCATCTGGCGTTTGAGGCTTCCTCGCACGGGCTCGACCAGTTCCGCCTCGATGGCGTGCGCGTCGCCGCCGGCGGCTTCACCAACCTGTCGCGCGATCACATGGATTACCATCCGGATGAGGCGCATTACCTGGCCGCCAAGCTGCGGCTGTTCCGCGACCTCGTTCCGCCCGGCGGCGCGGCGGTGATCTCGGCCAATCACGCCTGCTCGGAGCAGGTGATCGAGGCGGCGCGATCGCGGGGCTTGCGGATCATTGCTGTTGGCCGCAATGCGGATGGCGACGGGGAGGGCATCCGCCTCGTCGGCGCCAGCGTCGAAGGGTTTGCGCAGAACCTCGCGCTGGAGACCCGTGGCCGCAACTACACGGTCAAGCTGCCGCTGGTCGGCGAGTTCCAGATCGAGAATTCGCTCGTCGCCGCGGGGCTGGCGATCGGCACCGGCAGCGAGCCTGACGCCGTCTTCGCGGCCCTCGAACATCTCGAAGGCGCCAAGGGGCGGCTGGAGCGCGTCGGCGAACATAACGGCGCGCCTGTTTTCGTCGACTACGCGCACAAGCCGGATGCGTTGGCCAAGGCGCTGCAGGCGCTGCGGCCTTATGCGAAGCGCAAGCTCGTCGTGATCTTCGGCGCAGGCGGCGACCGCGACGCCGGCAAACGGCCGATCATGGGCGCCATCGCCGCCGAGAATGCCGATCACGTCATCGTCACCGACGACAATCCGCGCAGCGAAGATCCGCAAGCGATCCGCGCCGCCATTCTGGCCGCGGCCAAGGGCGCGAGTGAGATCGGCGACCGCGCGGAAGCGATCAGGCGGGCAATCGCGGCGCTGCAGCCCGGCGATGCGCTGCTGATCGCCGGCAAGGGACACGAGACCGGGCAGATCGTCGGCGACAAGGTGCTCCCGTTCAGCGATCATGAGGCGGTGGCGGCCGCGCTGGCAGCGAGGACGAAATGA